A DNA window from Camelina sativa cultivar DH55 chromosome 13, Cs, whole genome shotgun sequence contains the following coding sequences:
- the LOC104735869 gene encoding J domain-containing protein DDB_G0295729: MQTQLLVGPIPLKGCRRFSSSSFYGDLLPPSSKYFGRDLQQHHHHHRRRHRDGRSRSHRNRSKTTITSAAYSSSSSASNTGGGQSHYAVLGVARYATQVDIKKAYRLLARKFHPDVNKDSRAGELFKTIRCSYEVLSNEAARTQYDRALKVEENARFHRVKRQNYTPEVEDAMKYYYSWAEKRQRSRHERFHGHYSTYPKSHFYAETEPLEEDEAEEVGRAQDQRDSFVESLKSTFLSMFLLYSLGCLASLTFSTFTALLDKELDMGYKVGFMIAWILGGKGGILLTLCLTFASWLCGKASSSVVVLVVVAMWVGSNLARHAPLPQGALLTLLYMSIKLQVDST, encoded by the exons atGCAGACTCAGCTTCTGGTTGGACCCATCCCACTCAAGGGCTGCCGTCGattctcatcctcctccttctACGGCGATCTCCTCCCTCCGTCGTCTAAATATTTCGGCCGAGACCTAcaacaacaccaccaccaccaccgtcgaAGGCACCGCGACGGCAGATCTCGCTCTCACCGTAATCGCTCGAAAACCACAATTACTTCTGCCGCgtattcttcttcgtcttcggcTTCTAATACCGGCGGCGGACAGAGCCACTACGCTGTTTTGGGGGTAGCTCGTTACGCCACACAAGTTGATATCAAGAAAGCTTATCGCCTGCTCGCTCGAAAG TTCCATCCTGATGTGAATAAGGACTCTAGAGCCGGAGAGTTATTCAAGACCATTCGTTGTTCCTACGAA GTACTTTCTAATGAAGCTGCAAGGACTCAGTACGACCGAGCACTTAAAGTTGAAGAGAATGCAAGGTTCCACAGAGTGAAAAGGCAAAACTACACCCCTGAGGTTGAAGATGCCATGAAGTATTACTACAGCTGGGCTGAGAAAAGACAAAGATCCAGACACGAGAGGTTCCACGGACACTATTCTACATATCCAAAGTCACATTTCTACGCTGAGACCGAGCCActagaagaagacgaagcagaAGAAGTAGGAAGAGCACAAGACCAGCGAGACTCCTTTGTCGAATCTCTAAAATCCACCTTCTTATCGATGTTTCTTCTTTACTCGCTCGGCTGTCTAGCATCTCTCACATTTAGCACGTTCACGGCTTTGCTCGACAAGGAACTCGACATGGGTTACAAAGTTGGTTTCATGATCGCATGGATACTAGGTGGAAAAGGTGGCATCCTTCTCACTCTGTGTCTAACGTTCGCAAGCTGGCTGTGTGGGAAAGCAAGCAGCAGCGTTGTGGTTCTTGTGGTAGTGGCGATGTGGGTTGGCTCCAATTTAGCTAGACATGCTCCTCTTCCACAAGGTGCTCTTCTCACCCTCCTCTACATGTCAATTAAGCTTCAAGTCGACTCAACCTGA
- the LOC104735870 gene encoding uncharacterized protein LOC104735870, which produces MDLEEWELLPRNNYEGLNLDLDLDLGHDEDHEAKKMMRNTEKSFDNDYYICPIQDPVGKTELLHERSSVVPTQLLQIPITWEPLSPVDDKDHKKYQDPDFSEPEPELLTESLPSPRITFKKMKETEFADMKLDSPPARFTSPLPQQNDEKHSDSRGEYYDEIVGSEAKQSSDLSRKKEVVWDEGKNMNLWKKGLNGIGAICSFGIAAAAATICVFFLGHNGSVQGCRNKNQILRFQIYSDDNKRMNEVVKHATKLNEAISVMKGLPVARAQISFGGYYDAL; this is translated from the exons ATGGATCTAGAAGAGTGGGAATTACTCCCTAGAAACAACTACGAGGGTCTCaatcttgatcttgatcttgatctcGGTCATGACGAGGATCATGAAgccaagaagatgatgagaaacaCCGAGAAAAGCTTCGACAATGATTACTACATCTGCCCTATACAAGATCCTGTCGGAAAAACAGAGCTTCTTCATGAGAGATCTAGCGTGGTCCCCACACAACTCCTCCAGATTCCCATAACTTGGGAACCTTTATCCCCCGTGGACGACAAAGATCACAAGAAGTACCAGGATCCGGATTTTTCGGAGCCAGAACCGGAACTTTTGACGGAGTCTCTTCCGTCGCCGAGAATAACCTTCAAGAAAATGAAGGAAACCGAATTTGCCGACATGAAACTAGACTCACCACCAGCGAGGTTCACGAGTCCCCTGCCTCAGCAGAACGATGAGAAACATTCCGATTCAAGAGGGGAGTACTATGATGAGATCGTGGGATCAGAGGCTAAACAGAGTAGTGACTTGAGTAGAAAGAAAGAAGTTGTTTGGGACGAAGGTAAAAATATGAATCTGTGGAAGAAGGGTCTCAATGGAATTGGAGCTATATGTTCATTTGGTATTGCAGCAGCTGCTGCCACCATCTGTGTATTCTTCCTTGGACACAACGGTAGCGTCCAAGGTTGTCGGAACAAGAACCAGATCCTCAGGTTCCAGATTTACTCTGATGATAATAAG CGAATGAACGAAGTAGTGAAGCATGCAACAAAGCTAAATGAAGCAATCTCTGTGATGAAAGGTCTTCCGGTTGCAAGAGCTCAGATTTCTTTTGGAGGATACTACGATGCACTTTAA
- the LOC104735867 gene encoding 5'-adenylylsulfate reductase-like 7 isoform X3: MDANHRNAYTSILFYTKRCQFSRAVRPKFDVLSSMFPHIKHLIVEQSQALPSVFSRYGIHSLPSILMVNQKVKVRYHGQKDLESLIQFYKETTGLKPVQYVDEGEPTSLETDGNLITWILNGSSVKEIAERDPYMVLALMFLSLKVAILIFPIMGSRLKTLWAMYVPHLSLGILGETSQLFGRALHMIDVRRLWMKLRLTKTRNFQERAKNALASVSLGKSSSQSA; this comes from the exons ATGGATGCAAACCATAGAAATGCCTATACATCCATACTATTTTATACCAAACGGTGCCAGTTTTCACGTGCAGTACGCCCGAAATTTGATGTTCTGAGTTCAATGTTTCCTCACATAAAGCACCTGATTGTTGAGCAATCTCAGGCTTTACCATC TGTCTTTTCTAGGTATGGTATTCATAGCTTGCCGTCAATCCTGATGGTGAATCAAAAAGTGAAGGTGCGATACCATGGTCAAAAGGATCTTGAATCCCTGATTCAGTTTTACAAGGAAACAACAG GTCTTAAACCTGTCCAGTATGTTGATGAAGGTGAACCAACAAGCTTGGAAACCGATGGTAACCTGATCACATGGATACTCAACGGGTCATCCGTCAAAGAAATAGCAGAAAGAGATCCATATATGGTACTTGCATTGATGTTTCTGTCTTTGAAAGTGGCAATTTTGATCTTCCCCATCATGGGATCACGCTTGAAAACATTATGGGCAATGTATGTTCCGCATCTGAGCTTGGGAATACTTGGGGAGACTAGCCAGTTGTTTGGCCGTGCCTTGCACATGATAGACGTGAGGAGGCTATGGATGAAACTGAGACTcaccaaaacaagaaactttCAAGAAAGGGCAAAGAACGCACTTGCATCAGTTTCGCTAGGGAAATCTTCATCACAATCAGCCTAA
- the LOC104735868 gene encoding uncharacterized protein LOC104735868 has translation MCPLRFLLVFFSAVLAGYFAWKTVSSTLELISDDSPVELNEKEGLGFKKKMENGFWVFVDMASGRYLWRNLKEMKESTQ, from the exons ATGTGTCCGTTGAGGTTCTTATTGGTGTTCTTCTCAGCTGTACTCGCCGGCTATTTCGCATGGAAGACGGTTAGTTCTACGCTGGAGCTCATCTCTGACGACTCGCCTGTCGAATTGAATGAGAAAGAAGGACTCGGTTTCAAAAAG AAGATGGAGAATGGGTTTTGGGTGTTCGTCGATATGGCTAGCGGAAGATACCTTTGGAGGAATCTTAAGGAGATGAAAGAGAGTACTcaatga